The nucleotide window TTCTTATTAAGTTGGTGTGACACTGCCGCTTCAACTTTTGGTCGGAAGTACGGCCATCTGACCCCCAAGTTAGCGAAAAACAAGTCGCTCGCTGGCTCTCTCGCCGCCTGCGTAACTGGTATAATCGTCTGTGCTGTATTCTACGGTTACTATGTTCCTGCATATGCTCACGTAAATAAGCCTGGCGAGATACTATGGAGCCCCGCAACGAGCCGACTAAGTCTCTTGCAAATATCGTTACTTGGTGGAGTAGTTGCAGCACTTAGTGAGGGTATTGATCTATTTAACTGGGACGACAACTTTACTATTCCCGTTCTATCCGCTATATTCATGCGTGTTATGATCGCTGTATTCGCCATCACGCCTGCCGCCAATCAACAGGGAAATAACTAAAACACTTCAAAAATATACTATATTGTTTTAATATTTGATAAATAGCCATCGGTGCTGGTATAGCATTAAGCATTCATTGGTATTCGTTACTCGCTTCGGGCTCTCATGGCTCATCTTAGCGGGCAGTATTGATACATCTTTGTATTAGATAAGCATACAAATCTAGTCACGTGGTTGGTGatgttttcttttttcagaattgaaaattttttggAAATGCTCATCGAAAATTTTCAGTGTTATAAGCTCTTTATAGTTCAAATATAGGTTTTTTTAATACTCCCTTTCCAATACCATCAGTTCTGCTTGTGAATTTTTGCCATGGCCTACGTGTTAACTGAAACCGCTGCTGGTTATGCTTTGTTAAAGGCGTCCGATAAGAAGATTCACAAGTCTTCTACATTAATTCAAGACTTCAGCTCATCTGAAAAGGTGTTGAAGCAATTGAAGGTTGCTGCTTTTTCCAAATTTACTTCTGCTGCAAATGCATTAGAGGAAGCTAACGCTGTTATTGAGGGTAAGGTTTCTCCCCAACTGCAGAAGCTTTTGGAAGAAGCTAAAGCTGATAAGAAGGCTTCTTTAGTTGTTTCGGAGACTAAGCTTGCAAATGCGATCAACAAATTGGGTCTAAACTTTAACGTTGTCTGTGATGCTGTTACTTTGGATATCCATCGTGCTGTGAAGGAATACCTTCCAGAACTTTTGCCAGGTTTGTCTGATGGTGATTTGTCTAAAATGTCTCTTGGTTTGGCTCACTCCATCGGCCGTCACAAGCTTAAGTTCTCTGCTGATAAAGTCGATGTCATGATCATTCAAGCTATTGCTCTATTGGATGACTTGGACAAGGAATTAAATACCTACGCTATGAGATGTAAGGAATGGTACGGCTGGCATTTCCCGGAGTTGGCCAAGATTGTTACGGACTCTGTTGCATTCGCTAGAATCATCCTACTCATGGGAGTCAGGTCTAATGCTGCTGAGACCGACATGTCTTCAATTTTGCCagaagaaattgaagaacGAGTGAAGGCTGCTGCTGAAGTTTCTATGGGTACTGAAATAACTTCAACCGACTTGGAAAACATTAAGAGTCTAGCTGAACAAATCGTTGACTTTGCTGCCTACAGAGAACAACTATCTAACTACTTGGCCTCAAGAATGAAGGCTATCGCTCCAAACTTAACCCAATTAGTTGGAGAATTAGTTGGTGCAAGATTGATTGCTCACGCTGGTTCTCTAATCTCTTTAGCCAAGTCTCCAGCATCTACTATACAAATCTTGGGAGCTGAAAAGGCACTCTTTAGAGCTTTGAAGACTAAACATGATACTCCTAAATACGGTTTGCTTTACCACGCATCTTTGGTTGGTCAAGCCACTGGTAAAAACAAAGGTAAGATCGCTAGAGTTTTGGCTGCTAAGGCTGCTGTTTCTTTGCGTTATGACGCTTTAGCTGAGGACAGAGATGATTCTGGTGATGTTGGTTTGGAATCCAGAGCCAAGGTTGAAAACAGACTATCTCAACTCGAAGGTAGAGATCTAAGAACCACGCCAAAGGTTGTACGCGAAGCCAAGAAGGTTGAGATTACTGAGGCCAGAGCTTACAATGCTGACGCTGACGCTATCCCCGCTGAGGATTCGGATTCCGCCGACTCTGATGACgaagaggaggaagagaagaaggaggaaaagaaggaaaagaagaaggaaaagaaggacaagaaggacaagaaggacaagaaggaaaagaaggaaaagaaggaaaagaaggaaaagagtgagaagaaggacaagaagAGAAAGAGAGAAGAAGAATCTGAGGAGAAGGAGTCCAAAAAGTCcaagaaggagaagaaagagaagaagGATAAGAAAGATAAGAAGAAGAGCGACAAGAAGGGGAAGAACTGAATTAAGTCTAAACCCAGTCAATATTATCAACTGCATGAATAATAATTCCCTGTCCCTTTTCTGTACTGTAAAATAGTTTTCACCTAAGTATTTTTTTGGCAACAATAGACCATACCACCTTTAAAATACATCTTAAATATCGAGACTAGGTTCAATGTAATAATTTCATAGCTTAGCATTATCTGAAGTCCTCAGCAAGCTGAGCTTTTCATTTGCTGTAAAATTCGATTTCTATATAGTGTTCAGGAGATGAGTTAAGTCTTgattttttgaaattttaaaatttAAGTCATCGCTCACAATGCAAGGAACTAAATTAACAAAAGTGGTCAGTACTATATTGCACTTGTAGCATTATGGTCGAAGAAATCTCATTATCTTTAAATGAGACAAATAAAATTAGGCAAAAGCTTGGATTACCACTAATTCCCGCTAATGAAGATACGAATTCGAGGTCAGGCTTGGTTGGTTCCACTGAACTACAGACAACCTCTGACAAATCCTATAGTGCTAGATATGAAGATGACTTCGAAAACTCTGCTACTAAAGCTAGCAATAATGCTCAAAAGGATGTAAGAGATTCATTTGTTGACGACCGTGCTCTCCGCCTACGACAGCGCATAATGAACAGAAGAGGACGGCGTATACTTTATTCATCAAGCGAAGATTGGCTTGAAAACATCCATGATAGCAAGGGAGATGGGACAGGAGAGTCACAATCTACACTGAGTGGTCCATATGATGAAAGAAGTGATGGTTCTTTATTGAAGGTTGCACATAATGTTGATTCGTTATCTACCGGTAAGAACATAATCTTGACTTTGAAAGAAACTGCGATTGACGAtgaggatgaagaggaTATACTTGAAAATGTGAACCTAAAGCACGAACAGGAAGACTTAAAGAACCTAAAGTTGAAACAATTGAACAAGGATCGCAAGCACAAGGCAGGTATCCTTAATAAAGCAGTACTTGAAGAACAAgacgaggaagaagagTCATTCTACCTTTCTAATCGCGATAATCTTTCTAAGAAGGAATCAAATGCTCAAGATCCTATTCTTATAGGTAAACGTAAGGTCGAACttgaagagcaagaagagATATCCGAGGGGGATTACATGCCTGCTAAAATCAAGAAGAGAAAAACGACTGGAAGGCGACATGTAAGAACGCCTAGAGAACAGACCGCTCCAATAGCTCCAGTTACACTTATTGATGAGGACGGGTTACTAGACTACGATGAAGATAGGTTTCATGAACTGCTGACTATTAGAAAGCAGACTAAAGAAAAAAAGGAGCTATTAGAAAAAGAATCATTGGAAGAAAAACAAGAGAAGCAGCATCGCGCTAAGTACATTGACCGGTTGCAAAAAGGGATAGTGTTAGATGAAACAGATACTTTTTTAGCCTCGTTAAAGACAGATATAATAACTGCACAGACTGATCTCGATATaaaggaagaagaaaccATGCCAGATGCTGGCGATTCAATTGGACATGGTAGTGGTAGTAGTTTTGATAACGTCTCAACTACGATTGCTGCTCCTCGCACTTCAAATTTTTATGACGGTATTGCTAGTACTTTGGGTCTTCTAAAAGATAAGAACCTCATTCCATCCGCGAAATCGGCCAGCACTCGACAAGAGGCCAGGAAAAGAGATCTGCTGAAGCTCGAACAAAAGATTGCCGTGCGTGAGATCAAAGAGAAACTAAATCACGAAATGAGTAGCTCGGGCATCTCAATTACCGAAGATGTACAAGAGAAAGTTGAACAATATATGGAGAACCAAATAGCGAAAACTGCGATGTCCATCCAAAAAAAGCGGCTTGAAAATTACAATCCTGAAGTCGAACTAAAGTATCAGGATGAAAAGGGTAATCAATTAACTACCAAAGAAGCATATAAGAAGATATCACAGGCCTGGCACGGGACAAAATCAAATAAGAAAAAACGTGAGAGCCGGCAAAGGAAGATAGAAGAACGCAATCGCCAAAATAATCAATTGCATTTAGGTTTATAGAATAACTAAATTGGTAATAATATGTTTTAATTGTTCGTTTATAAACACATATTCAAGGTTAAATACCGCTTCCTTAAGTAAAAATATTAACAAACAAAATGTTTACTTAACCCAAAAATGATCACAATACCAGCATTACGGTGAAATACTACCACAATTTAATTACTATAACAAAAAATACAATTCGAGATGAACTTGACATataaacaaaaaatatTGGACGAGACCGGAATCGAACCGATGACCTCTCCCATGCTAAGGGAGCGCGCTACCAACTACGCCACACGCCCTGATTGATGTTTGTTCTAATTTCACGCACATTATACCGCAATGGAACAAACACCTTCGTAAGATCCAAAACAAGGATTTCCGATTAAATCGTTATATTTCCTTTTTATAAGGTTCCAGTTTATGCTGAACTTAACGCGTTTAGAAGAGTTTTAAATGTCCATTACTATTGTTCAGATAAGATTTGAGGTATTATCGAGCTTTTGAGCAAAATGTTGTGAACTCCGAATTTACTAAGCCATATATTTAGGGAAACACGCTTATACTTCGCTCATCGGTACCAGGTTCCACGTGCTTTGACGATATTAGATAAGCCGAAGTGCCCTGGACTTACTAAAACTTATCGCTATAGGCAGGCATGGGAAGCATAGGAAGAAAGCTTATCCAGTGATTTTATTTACGCTCCGATTTTCGTACGTATGTTTCGGTCCAAATTGGACTATTCCCAACCCCGGTCAGTGTTAGAAGCTGGTCTACTGAACCATAAACTATCTATAAATTAGATACATATCACTAATCACGTGACACAATGTAGCTGCTCCCTCCGGGGCTTCACTGGCTCCTGATGAACATCACCCACACTTTACACTTGGTTTTCGCTGTTTACCCGGGATCGGCTGCAATTTTCAACTTAAACAGAAAGAGGCAGAATGAGGGCATCGCGTATGAACGGCGCGAACAAGTATCACAAAAACGGAAACTGGTTACGGAAACTTGGCCTACGTAACGTTGCAGCTCAAATAAGCCCTAACTATATCGTCATGGGCCATATAATGTATATGTCCCCCCTTCCAATAGTTAGTAACTGCTGTAAATAGACCCTTAAGCGTTTCAGTGTTATCACGTCACTCTTGATTACATAAGTATACTTGACTTAGCTGCCGAAACTATATGTGCGAATCCGGGCGCAGTTGAAGTATAATAGGATTCTTATTTAAGTAATTAAATAAAGGACGTATTTGAAATAGCAGTTATCAACTTGTTCAGACGTTAATCGATAGTTCTCGCTAATTGGCAAGCACGCTGTTAACTTACTGTCAACGATAATTAGCTAGTTATAAGCCATTGAACAACGCACGACCATGATTTACATCTGCTCAAGGCAATCAATTTGAGAACAGCTACTCACTATCATGGATTGTGTCCTAACAACAGCGAAAGCACCGCCTTATTTCTGCTCACGTGTTGTTTAGATTCATCACGTGACACGGTCTCGAACTTCAAAAGAAACTAAACGTTTCATTCTTCTCTTGAGACACAAGCTGCAAGTAATGGAATTATGACATAAAAGAGAATCCCTCGATCATATCCTATTATTCTATTTCAATAATCGGTGAGCTAGTTAATTAACGTCTAGTATATTATAAACAGTTCAAATACTGGGaattttttctttttatgtTAGACACGATATTTCGCTAGATACTATTTTTGTCTTCGCATCAACAATAATACCACCCATAATAAAGCTTAGGCGACTATTCAAAGTCTTAACAGGGATAATAAACTAATACTTTGAATAATGATTACAACGCAGAGTACAGTACAAAATACGACCTCAAAGCTGCGTGGGTCTATACACAAAAATTTGTACGAACCAACGTTCCACAATATTCCAAACGAGTCGCAGGATTCCATACCGAGCAAAGTTCAGTTCTCTCAAGGGTCTAACACATTATTAAAATCTAAAGGTGATGTGCTTAATTTTCTTCCAGATTCACTAACAAAGCTACTCCCAGAAGTCAATATAAAAGTGACCTTATTATGTTTGTTTTGGTATGTCACATCATCTATTTCGAGTAATATATCGAAAGCTATTTTGCGTGAGTTTCCTCATCCTGTAGCTCTTACAGAGCTGCAGTTTTTGACGAATGCAGCCCTGTGTCTATTATTTGCGACGTTAATAAATTACTGCAGGACTCAGCAATTTAACTTTCACTGGATTTCGAATACATTACAAAACCTCCCTGAGGGGTTACTTCCAACATACCTAAATGGTAGTTTCTATGACTGCATATGGTCTAAGTTCTTGGCCGTTGATAAAACAGCGTTGGTTTCGACGTTTCCAATGGGGCTTTTTCAGTTTTTTGGTCATGTAACCTCATACAAGGCAACATCGTTAATTCCAGTGTCTTTGGTGCATTCTGTTAAGGCCCTTTCTCCGATTGTTACGGTTTGTTGGTATAGATTTGCAAAGGGGAAGCGCTTTAATTCAATGACATACTTAACATTGATACCCTTGATGTCTGGTGTTATGTTAACATCGTCGGCGAGAACACCTACCAAGGAGTATTCTAAAGACCTTTCTGACACTAGGTCTACGCCATCCGCGGCAGATAGCTTCTACATTATCGGTCTATTCTTTGCCGCTATATCGATGGCCATCTTTGTTGCTCAGAATATATTTTCAAAATCCATCTTGACtgtgaagaagaaggaattGCTTCCCAGTCAGAAGAAAACTTCAAATCATGTCAGCGTTGCAGCTTCATATAATTTGGACAAAATCAccattttattttactgTTCTTGCATTGGCTTCTTGCTGACATTGCCTATAGTGATTATAACAGAACTATTGCCTTCTAGAAGTGTGTTCGCCGACTTCACATACCGCACACTTTTTTTATTCCTCATATATGGCTTTACGCATTTTACACAGGCCATGCTAGCTTTCCAGCTAATTGGCCGTCTCTCACCAGTGACATACTCCATTGCAAATATAATGAAGAGGATTGTTGTCATAGGTGTAGCTTTAACGTGGGAATCCCACTTCTCAACTAGACAAATTTTGGGACTAATCATGACCGTTATTGGTTTGTACGGTTACGATAAATGGGGCAATAAGGTATCGAACCATTCTCATTGAGGGTGGAAAGCATTTAATAG belongs to Eremothecium sinecaudum strain ATCC 58844 chromosome IV, complete sequence and includes:
- the NOP58 gene encoding RNA-processing protein NOP58 (Syntenic homolog of Ashbya gossypii AFR328C; Syntenic homolog of Saccharomyces cerevisiae YOR310C (NOP58)) — protein: MAYVLTETAAGYALLKASDKKIHKSSTLIQDFSSSEKVLKQLKVAAFSKFTSAANALEEANAVIEGKVSPQLQKLLEEAKADKKASLVVSETKLANAINKLGLNFNVVCDAVTLDIHRAVKEYLPELLPGLSDGDLSKMSLGLAHSIGRHKLKFSADKVDVMIIQAIALLDDLDKELNTYAMRCKEWYGWHFPELAKIVTDSVAFARIILLMGVRSNAAETDMSSILPEEIEERVKAAAEVSMGTEITSTDLENIKSLAEQIVDFAAYREQLSNYLASRMKAIAPNLTQLVGELVGARLIAHAGSLISLAKSPASTIQILGAEKALFRALKTKHDTPKYGLLYHASLVGQATGKNKGKIARVLAAKAAVSLRYDALAEDRDDSGDVGLESRAKVENRLSQLEGRDLRTTPKVVREAKKVEITEARAYNADADAIPAEDSDSADSDDEEEEEKKEEKKEKKKEKKDKKDKKDKKEKKEKKEKKEKSEKKDKKRKREEESEEKESKKSKKEKKEKKDKKDKKKSDKKGKN
- the SLY41 gene encoding Sly41p (Syntenic homolog of Ashbya gossypii AFR543C; Syntenic homolog of Saccharomyces cerevisiae YOR307C (SLY41)) — its product is MITTQSTVQNTTSKLRGSIHKNLYEPTFHNIPNESQDSIPSKVQFSQGSNTLLKSKGDVLNFLPDSLTKLLPEVNIKVTLLCLFWYVTSSISSNISKAILREFPHPVALTELQFLTNAALCLLFATLINYCRTQQFNFHWISNTLQNLPEGLLPTYLNGSFYDCIWSKFLAVDKTALVSTFPMGLFQFFGHVTSYKATSLIPVSLVHSVKALSPIVTVCWYRFAKGKRFNSMTYLTLIPLMSGVMLTSSARTPTKEYSKDLSDTRSTPSAADSFYIIGLFFAAISMAIFVAQNIFSKSILTVKKKELLPSQKKTSNHVSVAASYNLDKITILFYCSCIGFLLTLPIVIITELLPSRSVFADFTYRTLFLFLIYGFTHFTQAMLAFQLIGRLSPVTYSIANIMKRIVVIGVALTWESHFSTRQILGLIMTVIGLYGYDKWGNKVSNHSH
- the SNU66 gene encoding U4/U6-U5 snRNP complex subunit SNU66 (Syntenic homolog of Ashbya gossypii AFR327C; Syntenic homolog of Saccharomyces cerevisiae YOR308C (SNU66)), encoding MVEEISLSLNETNKIRQKLGLPLIPANEDTNSRSGLVGSTELQTTSDKSYSARYEDDFENSATKASNNAQKDVRDSFVDDRALRLRQRIMNRRGRRILYSSSEDWLENIHDSKGDGTGESQSTLSGPYDERSDGSLLKVAHNVDSLSTGKNIILTLKETAIDDEDEEDILENVNLKHEQEDLKNLKLKQLNKDRKHKAGILNKAVLEEQDEEEESFYLSNRDNLSKKESNAQDPILIGKRKVELEEQEEISEGDYMPAKIKKRKTTGRRHVRTPREQTAPIAPVTLIDEDGLLDYDEDRFHELLTIRKQTKEKKELLEKESLEEKQEKQHRAKYIDRLQKGIVLDETDTFLASLKTDIITAQTDLDIKEEETMPDAGDSIGHGSGSSFDNVSTTIAAPRTSNFYDGIASTLGLLKDKNLIPSAKSASTRQEARKRDLLKLEQKIAVREIKEKLNHEMSSSGISITEDVQEKVEQYMENQIAKTAMSIQKKRLENYNPEVELKYQDEKGNQLTTKEAYKKISQAWHGTKSNKKKRESRQRKIEERNRQNNQLHLGL